CTTGTAGTGATACAGTATGTTAATGTGCCTATTCCCCATCACAAAACTTTCGGTTTTATTCTTGActaactgtttatttatattgttaataaaacaaacacatttgatacttttaaagcacattttaatCTCACTTTTATATTGAAAACGTGACTGTTGATTACTTACTGTGTAGACACATGTGGAaaaatgcataataataataaacatttaaactaaagcatGTCATCCAACTGTATTTTGTTCCATCATTTGTGCAAAATAGCAGCGTAAGCTTTCAGCCTAATGTTCTAATAATTGAAGCCTTTTCAAACAGTGACTGTATGATGTAAAGAACTTTAAGAAACTTATAAACAACTATTACAAAAGATACAAACATTCACTTATGCTCAATCAGgtaacattatacagtatattaagaaTCCAGTGTATGTAAATGATCCAACAGAATGATCGTGTGAGTTGAGCCTTGGATgtttcattgcatttcttccagagCACAACACCTGTagccaaaacaaaggaaaaacaacagaattattTACTCCTTATATGAGCATTAACATGTTTACACAAATCATGGAACCTTTCTAAACATAAAGATACTTACTGTAATATCTAAGCTATGTAAAGTGTCTTGTGTCTGAACAGAGGCATCTGCATATGAGCCACAGAGTAAAGAGCAAATAACACAGTTcatataaacatgcacaacaaTGCCAAGGATGTGCATTGAGTACAGAGAATCAGCAAGTTAAAGCAAGGTATATTTTATAAGTCTAGTGAGTGAAGTTATACGAcccatttaccatggttttactacaggagccatagtttaaccatggtatatgTACTACAACTAATACAACAGGTAAATATATACAGCATTTTATACAGTGAAAGTGTAATAACCATTTcgtttttggcagattgattaccacTTGCGTTGTCTGTTGGCCTGTAGAATACATGTAGCAGCCATTCATACTGCTTAAAAAAAACCCGCATTTATTGATCTCGAAGTTCTTTAACTTGAGCAAAcgtgttaatatacattttagttaacaaacagaaacaaaacacagatttaattgtaaaaacaatcacCTAGACATACTTGAGATCTGCCTCCTCTGCTCTGCCATGACGATCGATCCGTTGCAACTGTTGTCTACTGTGACTCACACTGATGACGTAACGAGGAAGGCATGCCCAGACCCGTTATACACGCCCCAATCCGTTGACTCCTCCCCCACGTCAAAACAGGGTCACAAAGCCAAACGCAAAGTAAAGTGAAGCGCAAAGGAAAAACCGAGTCGCAAAAGCACTGGTGGCTGAAACGCAGAATTAAAGGGGCGGCGCAAATGAATTAGTAGGTACtgcaaaggaaaagatgtgttgcaaaatcattgctgctaaagtttttctttggaaagtactttctttttgtttgcaaaactttttttgtttgcaaaacgctttTTTGTTcgcaaaacttttttattttttgcaaaacattttttttgtttgcaaaacttttttattttttgcaaaacattttttttgtttgcaaatatagGGACCCTACTTTGACTCAACCGTATGTTGCGTTTTTTTGGgcttatttaaaaattatttattgcttgttaggaaaatctgacaagcaacttcgtttctttacatttatggtCACAGTTTTACTCCATGCATTGATTGACACAGCTAATAGCCAATCAGTGCAGTAATATAAATTCTGTAGCGTAATTCGTCAAAACATTGACGAACATCCCCCTCTTCCCTGATTGGAGAAAATTCAACGTGCACTGCAGCCAGGCGCGTGACGTTGTAATCTAAGCGATTACAGTTAGATGGACACAAGACATGTAAATTTTAGCAAACAATGCCACCAACAAAGTGGTCCAAGtatggaaaaaaatacaacaaagacTGGGAAAAGGATGCACAATTAGAGACTGGATATGTCAAGTGCTCGGTGATCAAAGCAAAGCGATGTGCAGGTACTGTAAAACGGAGATTCGTGCTCACCATGGAGACCTCCTACAACATGCAAAGACAGACAAACATAAGAGGAATGCCAAACCATTTTCCTCAACACGTCTAACAGATATCGGGTTTACAGTGTCAAAACCTTCTACTACAAATCAAAAGGCTGAGCTTCAGCTAGAAGCTATATTGCTTGCCACACAGCAGTCAGTTCAGTTGATCACTTGGGTGAATTAGTAAATTCGGCCTTTGAAACGGATTTGAGCATCCATCGTACAAAATGTACAGCACTTATCAACAATGTAATAGCCCCCTGCATGTTCAATGACTTGATGAAAGATATCGGAGAGACTCAGTATTCACTGGTAATCGATGAGAGCACAGATGTCGCTTCGGTAAAGCAGCTGTGTATGGTAGTGCGTTACTTCAGTGTCTCACTGAACAAAATTGTTTCAACATTTTTGGGCTTGCTTAGTGGATATGCAGGGAGAGACGGCAGAAGCAATCGTGACGACACTGACTCAGTTTCTAGACAGTGTCGGTCTTGATTTCAAAAAGTGCGTAGGAATCGGAACTGATGGCTGTAGTTTAATGGTTGGACGGAAAAACTCAGTTTATACTCACCTTCTCAAAAAGAATGAGAAACTACAACTGCTTAAGTGCGTGTGTGATTCGATTCAACTTTGTGCCAGCAAAGCCGTTGAAACACTGCCTCGCAATCTCgagtttttaatttcacattcgCACAACTGGTTTTCTCACAGTGCTCTGAGGCGCAGAGAATATTCCAAAATTTACCAATTAATCAACCCCGGTGAAACGCCACTTATGCTAGTGCAGCTTTTAGGCACTAGATGGCTCTCCATATATGATTGCTGTGTTTGTGTACTAAAGCAATGGGACGAGCTGAAGTTACATTTCCAGCTGTGCAAAGACGCAAAACGGTGCTATGATGCAGAAGTGCTCTACCAGATGTACTGTGATCCCTTGAACAAACTGTACCTGGAGTTTCTTATGCCTATTTTACACAAGTTTTCTAGAGTCAACAAATTGTTCCAACTCGAAAATgggaatgcatttaaaatgctgGACTGCCTACAGTCATTTTTTCGTACACTTATCTCAAGAGTAATTACACCTTGCGCCATTCCTCCTTCTGATTCCAAACTCCTTGATGTCAATTTGAATGACACAGCCAATCATCTGCCCTTGTGTGCAGTTAATTTCGGCGTGCAGTTTACTATTGTTCTTGGAGAAGCAAAGCTCGACATCACTGCCGAAACAAATATGAAGAACAGATGCCGTGATTTCCTTCTGGAAGCAGCAAAGCAGGTGCAGAATAGGCTGCCAGCAAATATCAATACCTGGAAATCCATGGCATCATTCAGCCCATCCGTGATCCTGTCACAGAACAAACCACAGTTAGCCACAGTATCCATGCTGAAGATGTACGCTGGTGATCTCGGGGCCCTGGATGCACAGTATCAGGCAATCAACTTCCAGgagtggaaaacaaaagatgaCTGTCAAGCAGAACAGTTCTGGGCTGAAGTTCTGAACTACAAGGACAGCAGTGGAGAGCAGTGTTTTAAAGATCTGGCCCTGTTTGCACTGTCCCTTCTTGCGATGCCTTTGAGCAATGCCGACGTTGAAAGGGTTTTTTCACAAATGAACCATGTAAAATCTAAACTGAGGAACAGAATGGGCCAGAAGACTCTCAGTAGCATATTGTGCATTCGCTACGGCCTAAGAAGACTCGGGATTTGCTGCAAGGACTTTGTCCCAAGCCAGGAGATGTTGCAGCGCTTCAGTGTTGGGATGTACAGAGATGGAGAGGAGACAGGGGAGAAGATAGATGGTGCAGGGGAGGAGAGGGATGACTTTTTTTTATAAGGTAAATTTGTAATTTTTACAATGATTTTGTAATGAATTAATTATCACAggctataataaaaaaacaagtagtCATATAGAATACTAATAATAGTAGACACATTTGGTtctaattcattttattaagctATAAATATGTGGCTGTGTTGCTCCCCTTAATGCTCtcatctttttcttcttttccatctctccaaCCCTATTCTGCTCACAGTTGATCGAAGATGAGTGGATAGTGCGTGCCCTCACGCTTTGTTGCAGTTTGCTGATTTTTGCTAAATAATTTCTGCtcttctttttaaaataaaagagtgGTTCCAGTTTAATATGTTGCAGGCTCATTCATTGTAATAAACAGTTAATGATAAATTAGAttgatgataaataaataatcgaATCATATTGGGcttgttttgggcttgtttttaAAGCTGAGGTTGCTTATTTGTCTCGCGAGAGTTGGCAACTAtgctgaagacagtgcagcggattagagagcaatctgctttTTGTTTATTGCTTTCATAAAGACCCGCAATGATCATGCCAGTGAATACAATGTGCTTTAATTGTAAACACCGATGGCCTTTTATTACACTGTTGTACAAAATTGTTACCAAGCTaacagtttttggttcccaaaacatTCCTAGAACGTTAATATTTGGTTCCcgaaaaaataatgtttgctgGATTTCTCTCACTACAACatcttcacccaaaaaaggcCCCAAATATGTCATGATATTAGCATCTTAACGTCTTTATAGTTTCCTTTTTGGACATGCACCTTGGTTTTGTAGTACTTCTGAAAAGTTCACGAATGTTatatattaaaggaacagttcacccaaagcaaactgttctggcgcacttttgactaccattgttatttttcctacaatggtagtcgatggtggccaagaactgtttggttacaagcattcttccaaatgtctttctctgtgttcatcagaacaaagacatttacacagatttggaacaactcaagggtgagtaaatgatgacagaatttttattttggggtgaactgaccctttaaaatgacatgcTACCATGTGTTTGGATAAACATCACAGCATATAACCCACCAGGTTTTCAAAGCTTTTGGATTGACAAGCTGGGTGGCACCCCTGAACCACTCTGGTAGGACTACACAGCATGTCTGCTTTTACAGCATACGAGAAACATTAATCTTACAAATCCTAGATGCAGATGTCCACTGATAGCGCTTCACGAGAGGCAAGCGTAGTGACAGCTGTGTTTTGTCGCCATGGAAACGCAGACTGCAGCGCTTACTGCCACAATGGCCGTGTCAACGTGGGTCCCTCAGGGAACTTGTCATAGGCAATGTCACACCAGCTCTGACACGTCGAGACACTGCTTGACCAGATTAAAAAGATTATACGCCGTCTCCCTGGTTTTCCTCTGAAGGTCAGGTCTGTTTAGTGTTACAGCCCTGGGTGAGCAAACATGGCATCCGGCCTTAAATCAACAGACGTGTGCTCGGCAAATTGTCACGACTCACGACAGACTGAGCTGAATGTCAGCGCTGTTCTCCAGACTGGGACGCATTGTGTGTGAAGTTGGTCATGACAGAGTAAAATGAAGAACTGAGCTTCAAGTCGAACTGACTTGACGTAGGACGAAACAGACTGCGAAATTCTAACACCTGCTCTGAAAGCCCCTCGTGAAGAGTCATTACCCGGGAAGTGATCAAAATATTGCATTTACATGTACAAGCAACATAACAAGGAAGTGTTGCCGAGCATTCCCAAGGAACACAGATACTGATAAAagttgcataatgtttaatatcAGGTGCATTtagcataaataaaacaaataaaataatgaatgtaCAATTGTCCTCAAAGCACAAAACAGACATTATGAGTCTCGCTCATAGGCTGATTCTGTTTTTCTCTTCTTATGTGTTGCAGCTTCACAGTCTTCatctgatttttgacagctgtCCGTAGATGTGTGTGCCGCCCCGCTCAGTGTCTCTGTACTAGGGAAGGTCTGACCGGATCCCAGTACTTGTCTAACCGTCACATTCACTCGAGACGTCTGCAAGTACCAGGAGCAAACCTTCCAATCGCCCTCATTCACGTTctgaatgatgtcatcattctgCGGTTCACTCTTTAGTGTCTGGCTCAGGCAGGATGGCAGTGGGTTTCCAGCAGGGGCAGGAACAATGCAGGGCACTGCGTGATAGAGCAGACGGCTGGGTCCTGACATCACCATTATGTCACCACTGTGCATGAACATGGCGGTGGGGCGGTCCTCCCTCTTAGCCCCACCCAGCAGGAAAACTGCAGTCTGCCCAAAACTGGTCAAACATTCAAACTTTAATTTACTTCAAATTGCGTATTATATTTTATGGATAACACGCAGGATAAATGAATTTATTattgatgtaaaaaaaatcaccattggcataaataaaacaagtctTGCAAATTCAAGAAGGAAAGACAAAGGCAGTGTAACATATTTAGGTAAACTTAGGTTTTGGTTCAGTGAGTTCTGTATTTATTAGACTGATAGTGCAAAGCTAATCCAGAACTTCAGCGAAGTCCAAATTTGGTTAACAAATATCCCTCACCTTAAAGAAAGCAAAGGTCGGGTGTGATCGAGCTCTGATTCGTCAACATGGATTCCGAGAGACGAATCTGAAAGGTAGTAGTTGAGAATGCCCGCCTCTGCATTAAAGCCGGGAAAGCCACAGGCTGCTGCTACTTTGTGGGACAGCGAGTGAAGTTCAGTGGGGAAGGGAGTGAAGTGATCTGGAGAGTACGTCTGCAAAAGAATGTAAAtatgttaaaacaataaaccaCTCTACATGCTTCATTTAAGGGCATAATGGTCATAGTGACAGTAAAGTATCCCCCGTGGGATTTGAAGCTGCAACCTTTCGATTATCAAGTGATATGTTTGATCACTATACAACAACATCTAGATGCTCTTTGAtcataaaaaaaaactcaaatgtaaaaatcaataaaatatgtGGCATCACACAAATATCACTTTAACAAGTTGAAGTGTTAACAAAACTGTTGAAATGTACTTCAATTTTCCTTGGTTTCACAGTAGATCTTGTAATAACTAGACACTCATATGAGCACAGCCTCTCCAAAGAGCTGAACTGAAGTACTGCATCTGATCTGAGTAAATGCCTCAGCCTTCAGATCTACTTAAAGAGATGAGGAAGCGTCTCTGCTTAAAATTCCCCGATTGCCGTCGTCAGACGTTCGTCGGTGTCAAACTAAGATCAGAGCTAATGAATCCGGTATGCACCTCCTGACTGATTTAATAGGACAGAAGACTAAACACTTTTATGTAATTAGCATATAAACGAGACAGGCAGACATGAGGCCTGTACAATTAGAGATGAAATGTCCTGAAAGAAGCAAATAATGCTAATAAGATCACGGCCGGTGTGAGATCTCCCTGTCTCTGGGAAAAACAATAGGTCCAcgggaaaaaaacaaagaaaaagattTATTGCCATGTAACGTTAAAAGCAACTGATGCAGTTTATGTTGATAATATTATATAGCTCTCTAGAATACTTAAAACTGTTGACTGTTGTCAATAGCAAGgctgtatagacggtttcagcggcaacaacataaacattatgCGGCCCAAACTTAACCTCCGGTAGATCGCCGCAAAGAATCCATGACTGTTGAGTagttataaattaatttaatcagatgaacatataatacaatattaattcatattaatataaaataaacggTTATATTTTAAGCATTAAAAACTAAGTTAACATTAAGTTAACATCGGGCCAGctgtgcatccgatgaaaccgtctataactgTGATTGTGTTTGGTGAGATTTGGCAATGTGTTTAGCAGTTGAAATTTGAACACAATGATAGAAAGTGACTGCAGGTACCTTGGAGTTCCAATCATAGTGATATCCGAGAGTCACCCAGCGCAGCTTTTCTAGAAGAGTCTTGGGCTCTCTTTTCCCAGAGCCTTTCCTCCTGCAATAATTCACAGATCCATTCAGATACGAAACAGTGGGACACAGATCGCGTACAGTGCAGATgcacaaacatttaacataaatgTTGAGCGATAAACACACCTCAGATCTACAATCTATGAGAAATTACCAGCACAAAGAAAGTATCTTTGGGACATCAGCATTATAGTGTGGAGTACAAATTTAATAAGTACTTAATTTACTTAAATTATATACAAAGACTGAGATAATAGTGAACTTAACTCAGACTCAGAATAAACAACAGTGTGAAAATAATACAATTCATGTTTTGAAATTGTTTTGGGAAAATCAgcccattttaaaatataagttAAGTAGGGTAAATTCAGGTAAAGTGGAACCATTTTTTGACAGTCATCTCAAGACATTTGACTACATTTTCAACAGAATACCAtttgttcaaaataaaatataaatgttacttTTACTTGTAATAATGTATTTGTAGCTTACCACAGCGTGTTTGTtctaacaaatacaaaaaaggaATTTATCATTATAACATGATAAAGCGTAACCCTGATAAACAAAGTCAATTAAAATGCCGTACTGAATGGCATCTATGCTTTTCTCCCAGATGTTCTCTGTCTCTGCAGGTGACATATGCATATCCAGGTTGCACACGTTTGGTTTCTGTGGATAGTTTTTTAGGCACTGCTTTACCCAGTATTGCTGAGACCCTGGCAGGAACGGGTTGgatataaaaataaaccctGAAATCCAAAATTGATAACATGGTTATAAAACAGTTCATGTAAATTCATAAACAATTAAACAGAAATATATTGGGGTTTCCATTAACAAAAGTTTATGGAAAAAGACTTCTTCAGCGCTCTGTGCTACTATAACATGCATAGGAATCCAAAACATTCAACTGTAACAGTGCAGTagtaaataaagcaaaaacagtAACAATTGTTGACACAAAAACAATTGTGATTATGCAATATGGCAGATATCAgccaattttattttacattaaagatATTGACCGAAAGTCTACTGCCAGAACATTAATATTGAGAAAGACAGAATCTGCAACTGTCCAATCAAAACCACACCTGGATATCCATGCAGACCAAAGGCTCTCCAGTCTTTTACTGGTTTAAGACCCGCATTGGAAACTTCTTCCTCATTTAAAGGGCTGGAGTTAAGCTCACAATGAAAAACCTATTGGCAAAGATAGCAAAGTAGGTATTAAAGTAACAGTGCAAAACTGTGAATCAAACCTGAATATTCTGTCATACAGTAGCACATCTTGTTTACAACTAATACGACAATTCATACTAATTTGATGTATGTCAGAACTGTACTATCACCAGATTAGTTCTGCACACCTGACACTGTATAAGTCAATCGTGTACTTACACAAATATTCAACTTTAACGATACTACATAGTTCATTAAGTTCTCACTTTCCAGCTGATCACAATATTATCCAGAATTTACCAGTGTTTCTTTTTCAAGGAACAATGTTCCATGTACTATAAAGGCTATTATTAAATTATGTTCTAATAACTAATACAAATAATCTTTAGAGTAACATTTTATTGCAATATGTTTATGTAAGTCTTTAAGTcatcccttacgaaaataaaccatgtttttttgtggtacaagtgtagtaaccatgtttttttggtgcattgattacttggggcaaaaccatgattttactagttaccatcgtttactatggtttttacaaaaacatggttttcaaaaccatggttattttgtgataaccattgttttactacagtaaccatgtttttttggttttaactgtagtaaaaccatggtcaattttcgtaagggattgaGTTAAGGAGACGTTTATGGGTGTCAAATAACTCAAAAGTCCGAATGACTCACCTTGTCATTATTAAGGGGTTTAGAGAAATTAATAACCTCACTGAAGTCTGGAGGAGGATTTCTCCGCTTATAAAATTTAAACAATTTCCTAAACGCATCCTCTCCATGCTCCACAATGGAGGCCGCCATCTTTACCGTCATCGTGTGAACTTTCAACTCATGACGTCAACATTACGATGTACAACGCgataaacaaattatttatacGAAAACTGAATAAAGCAATAATGATAAAGGTAAAAACTTTTGATTAAGGTTGCTTTTAAGTATTTATAAtgatattattaattatatgcTTGAAGGAATATGTTTTTCTTGTCACGTGATCAGGGTCAGCGGCAGCTCCATTCGCCAAGGACGTAACATGGCAgcggcagcagcagcagcagcagcaggcaAGAAGGTCTATGAGGTTTTTGTGTCAAAA
This genomic window from Triplophysa rosa linkage group LG10, Trosa_1v2, whole genome shotgun sequence contains:
- the alkbh1 gene encoding nucleic acid dioxygenase ALKBH1, with protein sequence MAASIVEHGEDAFRKLFKFYKRRNPPPDFSEVINFSKPLNNDKVFHCELNSSPLNEEEVSNAGLKPVKDWRAFGLHGYPGFIFISNPFLPGSQQYWVKQCLKNYPQKPNVCNLDMHMSPAETENIWEKSIDAIQRKGSGKREPKTLLEKLRWVTLGYHYDWNSKTYSPDHFTPFPTELHSLSHKVAAACGFPGFNAEAGILNYYLSDSSLGIHVDESELDHTRPLLSLSFGQTAVFLLGGAKREDRPTAMFMHSGDIMVMSGPSRLLYHAVPCIVPAPAGNPLPSCLSQTLKSEPQNDDIIQNVNEGDWKVCSWYLQTSRVNVTVRQVLGSGQTFPSTETLSGAAHTSTDSCQKSDEDCEAATHKKRKTESAYERDS